In a single window of the Entelurus aequoreus isolate RoL-2023_Sb linkage group LG16, RoL_Eaeq_v1.1, whole genome shotgun sequence genome:
- the ptmab gene encoding prothymosin alpha-B isoform X1, which produces MWVFVRSLPHPPTSASNGGCEFAALSFSCSACKNPYFLKSDLKEKKLVEEKENGKDAATNGKENEENGEPDIDDEEDEEVDEEDEEDDAEGDEEDEEDDDDELEGGTKRAADDDEDDDEDDVETKKQKTDDDD; this is translated from the exons ATGTGGGTGTTTGTTCGCAGTCTGCCCCATCCCCCAACATCAGCGAGTAATGGCGGCTGCGAGTTTGCAGCTTTGTCCTTCTCATGTTCTGCTTGTAAAAATCCATATTTCTTAAAGTCG GACTTGAAGGAGAAGAAGCTCGTGGAGGAGAAAGAGAATGGCAAAGATGCTGCCACCAATGGAAAG GAGAATGAGGAGAACGGCGAACCGGACATAGATGACGAGGAAGACGAGGAGGTGGACGAAGAGGACGAGGAAGATGACGCAGAAG GCGACGAGGAAGACGAGGAGGATGACGACGACGAGCTGGAGGGCGGCACAAAGCGGGCGGCCGATGATGACGAAGATGACGACGAG GACGACGTCGAGACCAAGAAGCAGAAAACCGACGATGACGATTGA
- the ptmab gene encoding prothymosin alpha-B isoform X2, with protein MADTKVESGSDISAKDLKEKKLVEEKENGKDAATNGKENEENGEPDIDDEEDEEVDEEDEEDDAEGDEEDEEDDDDELEGGTKRAADDDEDDDEDDVETKKQKTDDDD; from the exons ATGGCAGACACAAAAGTTGAATCCGGCTCGGACATCTCGGCCAAG GACTTGAAGGAGAAGAAGCTCGTGGAGGAGAAAGAGAATGGCAAAGATGCTGCCACCAATGGAAAG GAGAATGAGGAGAACGGCGAACCGGACATAGATGACGAGGAAGACGAGGAGGTGGACGAAGAGGACGAGGAAGATGACGCAGAAG GCGACGAGGAAGACGAGGAGGATGACGACGACGAGCTGGAGGGCGGCACAAAGCGGGCGGCCGATGATGACGAAGATGACGACGAG GACGACGTCGAGACCAAGAAGCAGAAAACCGACGATGACGATTGA